TCTGCGTCGGGAGCGCGCTCTCGGACCGCGGAGTCCCGCTGCAGACCGCCTACTGCGCGGCCAAGCACGCGATCAAGGGATGGCTCGACGGTCTGCGCGTGGAACTGATGAAGGAGGGCGCGAACGTGCGGGTCACGCTCGTCAAGCCGAGCAGCATCAACACGCCGCTCTTCAACAAGGCCAAGACGCAGATGGGCGTGATGCCGATGCCGATCCCACCCATCTACGAGCCCGAGCTGGCGGCGGAGGGCATCCTGAGGGCGGCCCAGGGGAACGAGCGCGACCTGTTCATCGGTGGGGCCGGAAAGGCGATGAGCATGGGCGAGCGCATCAGCCCCAAGCTGCTGGACCTGCAGCAGCTCCGGCAGGGATTCAAAAAGCAGAAGACGCAGTGGCCGAAGAGTGACGACGCCCCGAACAACCTGTTCTCCCACGTGGAGGACGACGGCGGCACCAGGGGCGACTTCACGCCGCAGGCCAGGACGCGCAGCCTGTACCAGGAGGTGGCGGCGCATCCAGTCGCGTCGCCGCTGGGTGCGGCTGCGGTGCTCGGCGTGGCAGCGCTCCTGATGGGGAAGCGGCGCGACCGCGGAGTCCAGGCGGGCCTGCTCGCCCTCGGGGCGTTCGGTCTGACCGGGAAGGGCGCGCTCTCCGGCACGTACAAGGGCTAGCCGGGGCAGGAAGCCGCGGGAGGTCGACCGACACGGAGGAGCGGCTTTCCTACGAGTGAGGGTCTCCCGTGGCTGAGATGGCTTGAATTCGCAGCGAATCAAGCCGACGCATCGCGAGGATCCCGGCGGCTGGCCCGAGGGCGAGGACACCGAACGCGAGCGGCCACCCCACCGCGTCCCGCAGGGCCGGCACCCCCTGGATCGTCACCGTAGTGAGCAGGAATCCGAGCGAGGTCTGGAGAGTGAGCGCCGTCCCCACGGCGTGCGAGGGGGCCACCTCGGTGACCACGGCACTGAACTGCGCGGAGTCCGCCACCACCGCGAAGCCCCAGACCAGGGCGACAATCAGTACGAGCACGAACGGGGCCTGCAGCATCCATCCGATGAGCAGCGCGCACGCCCCGCTCACGGCCATGGCCCAGATGGTCACGCGCTCCCGCCCCAGCCGGTCCGCCCACGCGCCGGCCAGCACCGACCCCACCCCGCCCATCCCGATCACCGCGAACGCCACCGCCCCGGAGAGGGCTCCGGCACGCGCGGCGGACGCCCCCCTGGTGAGGAAGAAATCCGCAAAAAACACCGCGACAAAACCCCACATGGCATACAGCTCCCACATATCACGTGTCCTATTCATCTGTGATAAGTGGAACGAGCACGACGGCAAAAAGCGAGACGATGCCTTGGGCTTCGGCTCTTCATCGCTCCTTTGGTTCGCACGTGCTCACACCATCCAGAGCATTGTCTGGAGCATCATGATGGCACCGATTCTGGAACGGGCGTACCTTCTATGTTTCCGGAACGGTGGAGTGTCCACGAGCGGTGGCCCTGCTAGCGGGAAAGGGGCATAGAGCGCTGCGCGTTCGGCGTGCGCGAGAACATGGCCGCGGTGGCAGCCGGGACACTCCAAATCCCCGAGCCGCACATGGGGCGTCGGCAGCCATCCGGCGCGGCATCCCCGGGTCTGGAGGCGCGGGAGGGGTGCGCGAGCGACCGCTCGTCGCGGACCACCGACTCTCTTCGAAGCGGCCGGGGAACCGTCGCCAATCGCCGGGTCAAATCCGATGCTTGCGCCTACGCCGCTCTAATCCCTTCCAACTCCTCGCTTTCGACGGTCCTGAATTCTCGAACGGGAACAGAAGCCGCCGCACACACGTGGCCGTACAGGTCGGGGCGCATCAGGAGATCAAGGCCTTCGTACGCCAGCGGCTCTGCCTCGTATGCATCGGATCGCACCTGCCATACCCGCAGCACAACCGCGGGGGCGCCGACGGCGTCCCGCCAGACGAGCGGCTCTCCAAATGCCGGAGCAGTCAGAGGGACGCCCGCCAACGCTTCGACCGGCGGGGTGAGCACCCATTCTGAGCCGAGCCAGTCGCTAACCACATTGAGTCCCACAACTGGCCCCTCTACTCCGGATATCGGAATCGGGCCGATACCCTCGGTTCCGGTCCACCACGCCGAAGAATCCGCCGGCATCATCGGGACGCTCCAGGTGGAAGCTCTACCGGTCCGAAGGCGGCGACCGCACCTGCGAGGACGGTCGTATGCCGCGTAGGGGTACGGGACCGGTACGGGTCCTCCCCAACCCACTGGCGCTCCATATAGCCGATACGGAGCCACCCGGCGAACTGAGG
This portion of the Longimicrobiaceae bacterium genome encodes:
- a CDS encoding SDR family oxidoreductase — its product is MPKPIKEQVIVITGASSGIGLLTAKEAARQGARVVLAARNQRDLQKAAEEIRRDGGEAIAVPTDVTSYEQVEALARRAAEEYGRIDTWVNNAGVSLYATFEEASLEDFRRVVDVIFYGQVHGARAALPYLKASEGALICVGSALSDRGVPLQTAYCAAKHAIKGWLDGLRVELMKEGANVRVTLVKPSSINTPLFNKAKTQMGVMPMPIPPIYEPELAAEGILRAAQGNERDLFIGGAGKAMSMGERISPKLLDLQQLRQGFKKQKTQWPKSDDAPNNLFSHVEDDGGTRGDFTPQARTRSLYQEVAAHPVASPLGAAAVLGVAALLMGKRRDRGVQAGLLALGAFGLTGKGALSGTYKG
- a CDS encoding MFS transporter, with protein sequence MWELYAMWGFVAVFFADFFLTRGASAARAGALSGAVAFAVIGMGGVGSVLAGAWADRLGRERVTIWAMAVSGACALLIGWMLQAPFVLVLIVALVWGFAVVADSAQFSAVVTEVAPSHAVGTALTLQTSLGFLLTTVTIQGVPALRDAVGWPLAFGVLALGPAAGILAMRRLDSLRIQAISATGDPHS